Proteins from a single region of Antechinus flavipes isolate AdamAnt ecotype Samford, QLD, Australia chromosome 2, AdamAnt_v2, whole genome shotgun sequence:
- the TMEM247 gene encoding transmembrane protein 247 isoform X5, producing MFQEVPYVTQDSSYDFLEDGGASVEGSPQEEVKQMKMQVAEPLSSKPAPGKGPAGDEPEPSAVLREGVMEHSTEMELEKVRMEFELTRLKYLHEENERQRQHEEVMEQLHRQAPPRLFPGGFQDLLLPQNQFAMFLYCFIFIHIIYVTKEMIFFLFTKHYLFCIAAILLCLIKTLWSYVLCPPALPT from the exons atgTTTCAG GAGGTTCCATATGTGACCCAAGACTCCTCCTATGACTTCCTGGAGGACGGTGGGGCCAGTGTGGAGGGCAGCCCCCAAGAGGAAGTGAAGCAGATGAAGATGCAGGTGGCTGAGCCTCTTTCCTCGAAGCCAGCTCCAGGTAAAGGGCCCGCAGGCGATGAGCCCGAGCCTTCAGCTGTGCTCCGGGAGGGGGTGATGGAACATAGCACGGAGATGGAGCTGGAGAAGGTGAGGATGGAGTTTGAACTGACCAGACTGAAGTACCTGCACGAGGAGAACGAGCGCCAGCGGCAACATGAGGAGGTGATGGAGCAGCTGCATCGGCAGGCACCACCCCGGCTG TTCCCAGGAGGATTCCAGGACCTCCTACTCCCCCAGAATCAGTTTGCTATGTTCCTGTATTGCTTCATCTTCATTCACATCATCTACGTCACCAAGGAGATgatcttcttcctcttcaccaAGCATTACCTCTTCTGCATTGCTGCCATTCTGCTCTGTTTGATTAAAACCTTGTGGTCTTACGTCCTGTGCCCCCCTGCTCTGCCGACCTGA
- the TMEM247 gene encoding transmembrane protein 247 isoform X4 → MLIEEVPYVTQDSSYDFLEDGGASVEGSPQEEVKQMKMQVAEPLSSKPAPGKGPAGDEPEPSAVLREGVMEHSTEMELEKVRMEFELTRLKYLHEENERQRQHEEVMEQLHRQAPPRLFPGGFQDLLLPQNQFAMFLYCFIFIHIIYVTKEMIFFLFTKHYLFCIAAILLCLIKTLWSYVLCPPALPT, encoded by the exons ATGTTGATAGAg GAGGTTCCATATGTGACCCAAGACTCCTCCTATGACTTCCTGGAGGACGGTGGGGCCAGTGTGGAGGGCAGCCCCCAAGAGGAAGTGAAGCAGATGAAGATGCAGGTGGCTGAGCCTCTTTCCTCGAAGCCAGCTCCAGGTAAAGGGCCCGCAGGCGATGAGCCCGAGCCTTCAGCTGTGCTCCGGGAGGGGGTGATGGAACATAGCACGGAGATGGAGCTGGAGAAGGTGAGGATGGAGTTTGAACTGACCAGACTGAAGTACCTGCACGAGGAGAACGAGCGCCAGCGGCAACATGAGGAGGTGATGGAGCAGCTGCATCGGCAGGCACCACCCCGGCTG TTCCCAGGAGGATTCCAGGACCTCCTACTCCCCCAGAATCAGTTTGCTATGTTCCTGTATTGCTTCATCTTCATTCACATCATCTACGTCACCAAGGAGATgatcttcttcctcttcaccaAGCATTACCTCTTCTGCATTGCTGCCATTCTGCTCTGTTTGATTAAAACCTTGTGGTCTTACGTCCTGTGCCCCCCTGCTCTGCCGACCTGA
- the TMEM247 gene encoding transmembrane protein 247 isoform X3 has protein sequence MSLPSSVPPMAHSEVPYVTQDSSYDFLEDGGASVEGSPQEEVKQMKMQVAEPLSSKPAPGKGPAGDEPEPSAVLREGVMEHSTEMELEKVRMEFELTRLKYLHEENERQRQHEEVMEQLHRQAPPRLFPGGFQDLLLPQNQFAMFLYCFIFIHIIYVTKEMIFFLFTKHYLFCIAAILLCLIKTLWSYVLCPPALPT, from the exons ATGTCTCTTCCATCATCTGTACCCCCCATGGCACACAGT GAGGTTCCATATGTGACCCAAGACTCCTCCTATGACTTCCTGGAGGACGGTGGGGCCAGTGTGGAGGGCAGCCCCCAAGAGGAAGTGAAGCAGATGAAGATGCAGGTGGCTGAGCCTCTTTCCTCGAAGCCAGCTCCAGGTAAAGGGCCCGCAGGCGATGAGCCCGAGCCTTCAGCTGTGCTCCGGGAGGGGGTGATGGAACATAGCACGGAGATGGAGCTGGAGAAGGTGAGGATGGAGTTTGAACTGACCAGACTGAAGTACCTGCACGAGGAGAACGAGCGCCAGCGGCAACATGAGGAGGTGATGGAGCAGCTGCATCGGCAGGCACCACCCCGGCTG TTCCCAGGAGGATTCCAGGACCTCCTACTCCCCCAGAATCAGTTTGCTATGTTCCTGTATTGCTTCATCTTCATTCACATCATCTACGTCACCAAGGAGATgatcttcttcctcttcaccaAGCATTACCTCTTCTGCATTGCTGCCATTCTGCTCTGTTTGATTAAAACCTTGTGGTCTTACGTCCTGTGCCCCCCTGCTCTGCCGACCTGA